A window of the Oscillospiraceae bacterium NTUH-002-81 genome harbors these coding sequences:
- the ispE gene encoding 4-(cytidine 5'-diphospho)-2-C-methyl-D-erythritol kinase, with translation MDTIRLKALAKINIGLDVLRRREDGYHDVKMIMQTVGIYDQICLNREKTPGIRVKTNLFYLPDNENNLVYKAAKLLMDEFSIEDGVSIDLNKYIPVAAGMAGGSSDAASVLYGMNKMFSLGLSQDELMRRGVKIGADVPYCIMRGTALAEGIGEILTPLPPMPACFVLVAKPGISVSTKFVYENLHANDLRPEQHPDIDAAIAGIRAGDLKATAQAMGNVLELVTAREYPVIEEIKNFMKKRGALNAMMSGSGPTVFGLFENKTTARNAFYQLRRTNLAKQVYLTEIYNNRRQRV, from the coding sequence ATGGATACGATCAGGCTGAAAGCACTTGCCAAAATCAACATAGGACTGGATGTTTTGAGACGCCGGGAGGATGGGTACCATGATGTAAAGATGATCATGCAGACCGTGGGCATCTACGATCAGATATGCCTGAACCGGGAGAAAACGCCGGGTATTCGGGTGAAGACCAATCTTTTCTATCTGCCGGACAATGAAAATAATCTGGTGTATAAGGCGGCAAAGCTTCTGATGGATGAATTTTCCATCGAGGACGGCGTTTCCATTGATCTGAACAAATATATTCCGGTGGCTGCCGGGATGGCCGGCGGCAGCTCTGATGCGGCCAGTGTGCTCTATGGCATGAATAAAATGTTTTCACTGGGGCTTTCCCAGGACGAACTGATGCGGCGGGGCGTGAAGATCGGCGCGGATGTGCCCTACTGCATCATGCGGGGAACAGCGCTGGCTGAGGGCATCGGAGAAATCCTGACGCCGCTGCCGCCCATGCCGGCCTGCTTTGTGCTGGTGGCCAAACCGGGCATCAGCGTTTCTACAAAATTTGTCTATGAGAATCTCCACGCCAACGATCTGCGGCCGGAGCAGCATCCCGACATTGATGCGGCCATTGCGGGCATCCGGGCGGGGGATCTGAAAGCGACGGCCCAAGCCATGGGCAATGTGCTGGAGCTGGTGACGGCCAGGGAATATCCGGTCATCGAGGAGATCAAGAACTTTATGAAAAAGCGGGGGGCGCTCAATGCCATGATGAGCGGCAGCGGCCCTACGGTATTTGGCCTGTTTGAAAACAAGACGACGGCGAGAAATGCGTTTTATCAGCTGCGCCGGACAAACCTTGCCAAACAGGTATACCTTACCGAAATATACAATAACAGGAGGCAGCGGGTATGA
- a CDS encoding stage II sporulation protein R — MLLEKIRKYVVPLALAAGVLCAGIGAWWDIRAAKIQQGIAAQVIRFHVLADSDSAWDQANKLAVRDTVLDYLNDVLPENMNVVQTANFIENHLKNIRQVAEETLAQRDCSDPVQARLVQDDFPEKTYGDCTFPAGTYEALRISIGRAEGHNWWCMIYPGLCFNGESGFSISEENKTLLRGVLTEEEFQTVAGEGRIRLGFKILGFLE; from the coding sequence ATGTTGCTTGAAAAAATAAGGAAGTATGTGGTGCCCCTGGCACTGGCAGCAGGCGTTCTATGCGCGGGGATCGGCGCCTGGTGGGATATCCGGGCTGCCAAAATTCAGCAGGGAATTGCCGCCCAGGTGATCCGGTTTCATGTGCTGGCGGACAGTGACAGCGCCTGGGATCAGGCCAATAAGCTGGCTGTCCGGGATACGGTGCTGGATTATTTGAACGATGTTCTGCCAGAAAATATGAATGTTGTTCAAACGGCGAATTTCATCGAAAATCATCTGAAAAATATCCGGCAGGTTGCCGAAGAAACATTGGCGCAGAGAGACTGCAGCGACCCGGTGCAGGCGCGGCTTGTACAGGATGATTTCCCGGAGAAAACCTACGGAGACTGCACGTTTCCGGCAGGAACCTACGAGGCGCTGCGCATCAGCATTGGCCGGGCAGAGGGGCATAACTGGTGGTGCATGATCTACCCGGGGCTGTGTTTTAACGGGGAAAGTGGCTTTTCCATTTCGGAAGAAAATAAAACGCTGCTAAGGGGCGTGCTGACGGAAGAGGAATTCCAGACGGTGGCCGGGGAAGGAAGGATCCGTCTGGGCTTTAAAATTCTGGGATTTTTGGAGTGA
- a CDS encoding CpaF family protein has translation MNAEQVERLRERAIGELRMADDAADEETAGVINHLAAGEGRLAYVPLREKADVARTVFNSIRRLDILQELLDDEKITEIMVNGTVVFVEEDGRIRKWEKEFSSTEVVENLVQRIAGRCNRIVNTRQPMTDARLEDGSRVHMIIPPASVDGPVITIRRFPQNPIRMQDLLAWKSITGEAADFLICLVKAGYNLFVSGGTGSGKTTFLNVLSGYIPVQERVVVIEDNAELQIRGLPNLVRLEARGKNLEGENEITIRTLVRAALRMRPNRIIIGEVRGEEAIDLLQSMNTGHDGSLSTGHANSTRDMLSRLETMVLMGMDIPMEAIRRQIASGIDILVHLGRLRDGSRRVLEISEMLGVQGEVQIQPLFAFEEQGEAEDGRVLGRLQKKKELFHREKLLAAGISLGTDPKWEEEMKAAEEQNPA, from the coding sequence GTGAATGCGGAGCAGGTAGAGCGGCTGCGGGAGCGGGCCATCGGGGAACTTCGTATGGCAGATGATGCTGCTGATGAAGAAACCGCGGGCGTGATCAATCATCTGGCCGCCGGGGAAGGCAGGCTTGCTTATGTGCCGCTGCGGGAGAAGGCAGATGTGGCTCGAACGGTGTTCAACTCTATCCGACGGCTGGATATTTTGCAGGAACTTCTGGACGATGAGAAGATTACCGAAATTATGGTAAATGGAACTGTTGTCTTTGTGGAAGAGGACGGCAGGATCCGCAAATGGGAGAAAGAATTCTCATCGACAGAGGTGGTGGAGAATCTTGTACAGCGTATTGCCGGACGATGTAATCGGATCGTCAATACGAGACAGCCGATGACCGATGCCAGACTGGAAGACGGTTCCCGAGTACATATGATCATTCCGCCTGCTTCTGTGGACGGGCCGGTGATCACGATCCGGCGATTCCCACAGAATCCCATCCGCATGCAGGATCTGCTTGCCTGGAAATCCATTACAGGAGAGGCGGCAGATTTCCTCATCTGCCTGGTGAAAGCAGGGTACAATTTGTTCGTCAGCGGAGGGACAGGAAGCGGCAAGACAACGTTCCTGAATGTGCTGTCCGGGTATATTCCCGTCCAGGAGCGAGTGGTGGTGATCGAGGATAATGCGGAGCTGCAGATCCGGGGACTGCCCAATCTGGTGCGGCTGGAAGCCAGAGGAAAGAATCTGGAGGGAGAAAACGAGATCACCATCCGGACGCTGGTGCGGGCAGCCCTGCGGATGCGGCCCAACCGGATCATCATCGGGGAAGTGCGGGGAGAAGAAGCGATCGATCTTTTGCAGAGTATGAATACCGGCCATGACGGTTCCTTAAGTACGGGACATGCCAACAGCACAAGAGATATGCTGAGCCGACTGGAGACGATGGTACTGATGGGAATGGATATTCCCATGGAGGCGATCCGCAGGCAGATTGCGTCAGGCATTGACATTCTTGTGCATCTGGGGCGTCTGCGGGATGGCAGCCGCCGGGTGCTGGAAATCTCGGAAATGCTTGGTGTGCAGGGGGAGGTCCAGATCCAGCCGCTGTTTGCGTTCGAAGAGCAGGGCGAAGCAGAAGACGGACGGGTACTGGGAAGGCTACAGAAGAAAAAGGAACTGTTTCACCGGGAGAAGCTGCTGGCAGCGGGAATTTCCCTCGGGACGGATCCCAAGTGGGAGGAAGAAATGAAAGCTGCGGAAGAACAGAATCCGGCGTGA
- the murF gene encoding UDP-N-acetylmuramoyl-tripeptide--D-alanyl-D-alanine ligase, with amino-acid sequence MKQMTLANIAAACGGRYHGDPATVEVEVTGITSDSRKVEPGFLFAALKGERVDGHAFVAQVFEKGAAAVLVEDAPAEAKGPYIQVASCYQALKDIAEFYRKTLTIPVVGIVGSVGKTSTKEMIASVLEQKFRVCKTEGNFNNELGVPLTVFRIREDDQVAVLEMGISDFGEMHRLSRITRPDICVMTNIGLCHLDHLHSRDGVLKAKSEVFDYAAPGCVACLNGDDDKLRTLESRGELRPCFFGMGAENDIHAEQVENRGLDGIDCDICTKAGSIRVHIPIPGMHMVYNALAGTAVGLTLGLTLEEIKAGIEALQPTGGRNHIVHMGTYTVIDDCYNANPVSMGASLDVLKCALGHTVALLGDMGELGADEAKLHYGVGVHAAENGIQKIVCVGALSKHMAAGARSVAKESQEVVYFPAIEDLLEHLGTIVQPGDTVLVKASHFMHFEKVVEALRLMGN; translated from the coding sequence ATGAAGCAGATGACCCTTGCCAACATAGCGGCAGCCTGCGGCGGCAGGTATCACGGCGATCCAGCGACAGTGGAAGTGGAAGTCACCGGCATTACCAGTGACAGCCGAAAAGTAGAGCCGGGATTTCTGTTTGCGGCCTTAAAAGGCGAGCGGGTGGACGGTCACGCGTTCGTGGCGCAGGTGTTTGAAAAAGGCGCGGCAGCGGTGCTGGTGGAGGACGCTCCGGCGGAGGCAAAAGGCCCTTACATCCAGGTGGCTTCCTGCTATCAGGCGCTGAAGGATATCGCGGAATTTTACCGGAAAACGCTGACGATCCCGGTGGTGGGTATCGTGGGAAGCGTGGGAAAGACCAGTACGAAAGAAATGATCGCCTCGGTGCTGGAACAGAAGTTCCGGGTATGCAAGACCGAGGGCAACTTTAACAACGAGCTGGGCGTGCCGCTGACCGTGTTCCGCATCCGGGAGGACGATCAGGTGGCGGTGCTGGAAATGGGCATCAGCGATTTTGGCGAGATGCACCGGCTCAGCCGGATCACCCGGCCCGACATCTGTGTGATGACCAACATCGGTCTCTGCCATCTGGATCATCTCCATTCCCGGGATGGCGTGCTGAAAGCAAAATCCGAGGTGTTTGATTATGCGGCGCCGGGCTGCGTGGCCTGTTTAAACGGGGACGACGATAAGCTGCGGACGCTGGAAAGCCGGGGAGAGCTGCGGCCCTGTTTCTTTGGCATGGGCGCGGAAAATGACATCCATGCGGAACAGGTGGAGAACCGTGGTCTGGACGGCATCGATTGTGATATCTGCACGAAGGCGGGAAGCATCCGAGTGCATATCCCCATCCCGGGCATGCATATGGTCTACAATGCTCTGGCGGGAACGGCTGTGGGCCTGACCCTGGGCCTGACGCTGGAAGAGATCAAAGCGGGCATTGAAGCCCTACAGCCCACCGGCGGCCGGAATCACATCGTGCATATGGGAACCTACACCGTCATCGACGACTGCTACAACGCCAACCCGGTATCCATGGGCGCATCTCTGGACGTGCTGAAATGTGCGCTGGGCCACACGGTGGCGCTGTTGGGCGATATGGGGGAGCTGGGCGCCGACGAGGCGAAGCTGCATTATGGTGTGGGTGTTCATGCCGCAGAAAACGGCATTCAGAAAATTGTGTGCGTAGGTGCGCTTTCGAAACATATGGCGGCTGGCGCCAGATCCGTGGCAAAAGAAAGCCAGGAAGTGGTATACTTCCCGGCCATCGAGGATCTTCTGGAGCATCTGGGAACCATTGTGCAGCCCGGAGATACCGTGCTGGTGAAGGCGTCCCATTTTATGCATTTTGAAAAAGTAGTGGAGGCGTTACGCCTCATGGGCAATTAA
- a CDS encoding type II secretion system protein F, with product MWLTDRLFWKQGRHARAPTVRPRGFQTALSTKEKWQLVAEWAVLSGVGAWLFYDSWWALLPLAVCFPFYRGFRREALLRKRRMRYASEFQEGMQAMAASIRAGDSAERAVLEALKDLRSIHGKDTAMMEELELMTRELSMNRTPEQLLSELADRSGLEDAVCFADIFHAAKRTGGNLVQIMEQTADIMEARETVQREIEVLTAGRRYEQRIMCMIPFGIILYIRTGSPGYLDALYHCGAGICMMTLCLVIYAAAVYLGGRVLQIEV from the coding sequence ATGTGGCTAACAGACAGATTGTTTTGGAAACAGGGCAGGCATGCGAGGGCACCGACCGTCCGACCCAGAGGATTTCAGACCGCGCTTTCCACAAAGGAGAAGTGGCAGCTGGTGGCGGAATGGGCAGTTCTGAGTGGCGTGGGAGCATGGCTGTTTTACGATTCCTGGTGGGCATTGCTCCCACTGGCGGTGTGTTTCCCTTTTTACAGAGGGTTTCGAAGGGAAGCGCTTCTGCGAAAACGGCGGATGCGGTATGCGTCGGAATTTCAGGAAGGGATGCAGGCCATGGCGGCTTCCATCCGGGCAGGAGACAGCGCAGAGCGGGCTGTTCTGGAAGCACTCAAAGATCTTCGCTCTATTCATGGAAAGGATACTGCCATGATGGAGGAACTGGAGTTGATGACGCGGGAATTGTCCATGAATCGGACGCCGGAACAACTCTTATCAGAACTGGCAGACCGGAGCGGGCTGGAGGATGCGGTCTGTTTTGCGGATATTTTTCATGCGGCTAAGCGTACTGGGGGCAATCTGGTACAGATTATGGAACAGACGGCGGACATTATGGAGGCGCGGGAAACGGTGCAGAGAGAGATCGAAGTGCTGACGGCGGGCAGAAGATATGAGCAGCGGATCATGTGTATGATTCCCTTTGGCATTATTCTGTATATCCGGACAGGTTCACCGGGATATCTGGACGCACTTTATCATTGTGGTGCCGGGATATGCATGATGACATTGTGTCTTGTTATTTATGCAGCGGCAGTTTACCTGGGAGGTCGGGTGTTGCAGATTGAAGTTTGA
- the malQ gene encoding 4-alpha-glucanotransferase → MKTTTYQYTDDGRRYSGVLVHPTCFPSPYGIGDLGQGAYDFINFLEAAGQTLWQVLPLGPTGFGDSPYQSFSAFAGQPLLISPEKLLEVGLLTQEDIDSVPRPDFDDTCVDYGAVINYKDVLFHKAYRRFRASVDPKMSTDFSDFYEKNKFWLDDYSFYMACKNYHQGHCFTEWPEELIHPTPEVRALWNDKLADIIRYRIFLQWVFHTQWDALHRYANERHIRIIGDIPIFTAFDSADVWAHPEYFLLDSKGFPTEVAGVPPDYFSEDGQLWGNPLYNWDVHKKDGYAWWIARIRHQLELTDLVRIDHFRGFCACWSVPAGETTAKNGSWMKGPGADLFEAFTEAFGEQLPIIAEDLGSITEDVTALRDRFGLPGMKILQFAFDGDYESSFLPHQFKTTNYICYTGTHDNDTTVGWYDHTTEANRDKVRRYMNTNASSISWDFIRICLGTIARYAIFTVQDMLKLPSEARMNTPGTPAGNWCWRFRSGELDAGMAEGLRQMTKLFGRQETDL, encoded by the coding sequence ATGAAAACCACCACTTACCAATATACGGATGACGGCCGCCGCTATTCCGGCGTTCTCGTCCACCCCACCTGTTTCCCGTCTCCCTACGGCATCGGCGATCTTGGACAGGGGGCTTACGATTTCATCAATTTTCTGGAGGCCGCCGGGCAGACGCTCTGGCAGGTGCTTCCCCTTGGCCCCACCGGTTTCGGCGATTCGCCGTATCAGAGCTTTTCCGCCTTTGCCGGGCAGCCGCTGCTCATCAGCCCGGAGAAGCTGCTGGAAGTCGGCCTTCTGACCCAGGAGGACATTGACAGCGTGCCCCGGCCGGACTTTGACGATACCTGCGTGGATTATGGCGCAGTCATCAACTATAAGGACGTGCTGTTCCACAAGGCCTACCGTCGGTTCCGGGCATCCGTTGATCCGAAGATGAGCACGGATTTTTCCGATTTTTATGAGAAAAATAAATTCTGGCTGGACGATTACAGCTTTTACATGGCATGCAAAAATTACCATCAGGGGCATTGCTTCACCGAATGGCCCGAAGAGCTGATCCATCCCACACCGGAGGTACGCGCCCTTTGGAATGACAAGCTTGCCGACATCATCCGCTACCGGATTTTCCTGCAGTGGGTGTTCCACACCCAGTGGGACGCGCTGCACAGATACGCCAACGAGCGGCACATCCGCATCATCGGGGATATTCCCATCTTCACCGCCTTTGACAGCGCGGACGTGTGGGCGCATCCCGAATATTTTCTGCTGGACTCCAAGGGCTTTCCCACGGAGGTGGCCGGGGTGCCGCCGGATTATTTCAGCGAGGACGGCCAGCTCTGGGGCAACCCGCTGTACAACTGGGACGTGCACAAAAAGGACGGCTACGCTTGGTGGATCGCCCGCATCCGCCATCAACTGGAGCTGACGGATCTGGTTCGCATCGACCATTTCCGGGGTTTCTGTGCCTGCTGGTCGGTACCCGCAGGAGAAACCACAGCCAAGAACGGCAGCTGGATGAAGGGACCCGGCGCCGATCTGTTTGAAGCTTTCACGGAAGCCTTCGGAGAACAGCTTCCCATCATCGCCGAAGATCTGGGCTCTATCACCGAGGACGTTACCGCGCTTCGCGACCGGTTCGGCCTGCCCGGCATGAAGATCCTCCAGTTCGCCTTCGACGGCGATTACGAGAGCAGCTTCCTGCCTCACCAGTTCAAGACCACCAACTACATCTGCTATACAGGCACCCACGACAACGACACAACGGTGGGCTGGTATGACCACACCACCGAAGCCAACCGGGACAAGGTGCGGCGCTACATGAACACCAACGCCAGCAGCATCAGCTGGGATTTCATCCGCATCTGCCTGGGCACCATCGCCCGCTACGCGATTTTCACCGTGCAGGACATGCTCAAGCTGCCCAGCGAAGCACGGATGAACACCCCGGGAACCCCGGCAGGCAACTGGTGCTGGCGGTTCCGAAGCGGCGAGCTTGACGCCGGCATGGCCGAGGGCCTCCGGCAGATGACAAAACTTTTCGGCAGACAGGAGACTGATTTATGA
- a CDS encoding pro-sigmaK processing inhibitor BofA family protein: protein MRMEGIQGMLNQETAGWIVGMCALVLLIGLGGRYMRRLAAVALRAAAGTAGIYCLDLLFTALGIGLHAGINLFNMLVVGVLGLPGIGLLYAVLAIKTL from the coding sequence ATGAGAATGGAAGGAATACAGGGGATGCTGAATCAGGAAACTGCCGGATGGATCGTGGGCATGTGTGCCCTGGTGCTGCTCATCGGCCTGGGCGGTCGGTATATGAGAAGACTGGCGGCAGTGGCGCTGCGGGCGGCGGCGGGAACGGCAGGCATCTATTGTCTGGATCTGCTGTTTACGGCTTTGGGGATCGGGCTTCATGCTGGGATCAATTTGTTCAATATGCTGGTGGTCGGAGTCCTTGGTTTGCCGGGGATTGGGCTTTTGTACGCGGTTCTGGCGATTAAAACATTGTGA
- a CDS encoding YaaL family protein has product MKYMTVREYEKNLILEDLARTKQALDNAYDHFENVVDPDLIDCYIYEVNAVQQKYKYLLKMAKQLQITPKIPEF; this is encoded by the coding sequence ATGAAGTATATGACTGTGCGCGAATATGAAAAAAATCTGATCCTGGAGGATCTGGCCCGCACAAAACAGGCGCTTGACAATGCCTATGATCACTTTGAAAATGTGGTTGACCCGGATCTCATTGACTGCTACATTTATGAAGTGAACGCTGTTCAACAAAAATATAAATATCTTTTGAAAATGGCAAAGCAGCTGCAGATCACTCCAAAAATCCCAGAATTTTAA
- a CDS encoding DUF3794 domain-containing protein → MEILRKNVHMSRRKSQVISQVTLDSDCNVPDARPDVEKLVLDRGEVRVEEVKPDKDRISLKGYLEVEVLYASAGAGAGIQAVDTRLPFDEVIHMEGIEPGDNLKIDWEMEDLRVSAINSRKLGIRSIVTFTAAAEEIYDEELARGLEQNVDVQQKNRDIRVLKLMVNKKDTFRVKEEVLLAGNQANIAQLLWKDAQLQGVETRLLDDQVSLKGEIQLFVLYEGENEDQIQWVSSRIPFSGMVDVSGCSPDMVGDIRVSILQKNVEAKPDRDGEERALQAEAVLELDLRIYEEETVPLLEDAYSLSRKLLLTREQVKLDTLRMKNFARATYHDRLKVRMEDLSVLQILSCTGRVVVEETRRVAGGLEAEGVVLVEIIYITASDRTPVCRARGEVPFTHLLEVPELDENCTYTLDGALEQISASMVDSEEAEVRATIDFHLLVHAPLLCENIREIQEAPLDYKELQELPGIVGCIVGKPEALWEIAKKYYTTVENICRMNGISGDHIRPGQKILVVKSVKTGEI, encoded by the coding sequence TTGGAAATTTTGAGAAAAAACGTACATATGAGCAGGAGAAAATCCCAGGTCATCAGCCAGGTGACGCTGGACAGCGACTGCAATGTGCCGGACGCCCGGCCAGATGTGGAAAAGCTAGTGCTGGACCGGGGCGAGGTGCGGGTGGAGGAAGTGAAGCCGGACAAAGACCGGATCAGCCTGAAAGGCTATCTGGAGGTGGAGGTGCTGTATGCGTCCGCCGGTGCCGGGGCGGGCATCCAGGCGGTGGACACCCGGCTGCCCTTTGACGAAGTCATTCATATGGAAGGCATCGAACCCGGGGACAATCTGAAAATCGACTGGGAGATGGAGGATCTGCGCGTGTCTGCCATCAATTCCCGGAAGCTGGGCATCCGTTCCATTGTGACGTTTACCGCAGCGGCGGAGGAGATTTATGACGAGGAGCTGGCCCGGGGGCTGGAGCAGAATGTGGATGTGCAGCAGAAAAACCGGGATATCCGGGTGCTGAAGCTGATGGTGAACAAGAAAGACACTTTCCGGGTGAAGGAGGAGGTGCTGCTGGCCGGGAATCAGGCCAACATTGCCCAGCTGCTCTGGAAGGATGCCCAGTTACAGGGCGTGGAAACCCGGCTGCTGGACGATCAGGTGTCCCTGAAAGGAGAAATTCAGCTGTTTGTCCTGTATGAGGGGGAAAATGAGGATCAGATCCAGTGGGTGTCCAGCCGGATCCCGTTTTCAGGCATGGTGGACGTCAGCGGCTGCAGTCCGGATATGGTGGGCGATATCCGCGTCAGCATTTTGCAGAAAAACGTGGAGGCGAAGCCAGATCGGGACGGCGAGGAACGGGCGCTCCAGGCAGAGGCTGTGCTGGAGCTGGATCTGCGGATTTATGAGGAAGAGACCGTGCCTCTGTTGGAGGATGCCTACAGCCTGTCCCGGAAGCTGCTGTTGACCCGGGAACAGGTGAAGCTGGATACGCTGCGCATGAAAAATTTTGCCAGAGCCACCTACCATGACCGGCTGAAGGTGCGCATGGAGGATCTGTCCGTGCTGCAGATTTTAAGCTGCACCGGCCGCGTGGTGGTGGAAGAGACGAGACGGGTTGCAGGCGGTCTGGAGGCTGAGGGCGTTGTGCTGGTAGAGATCATTTATATCACCGCCAGTGACCGGACGCCGGTGTGCCGGGCCCGGGGCGAGGTGCCCTTTACCCACCTGCTGGAGGTGCCGGAACTGGATGAAAACTGCACGTATACGCTGGACGGGGCGCTGGAACAGATCTCCGCCTCTATGGTGGATTCAGAGGAAGCGGAAGTGCGGGCTACCATTGATTTTCATTTGCTGGTGCATGCACCGCTGCTCTGCGAAAATATCCGGGAAATCCAGGAAGCGCCGTTGGATTACAAAGAATTACAGGAACTGCCGGGCATTGTGGGCTGTATTGTGGGAAAACCGGAAGCGCTGTGGGAGATTGCGAAAAAATATTATACCACGGTGGAAAACATCTGTCGCATGAACGGGATTTCCGGCGATCACATCCGCCCCGGGCAGAAAATCCTGGTGGTAAAATCGGTGAAAACAGGAGAAATATAA
- a CDS encoding protease complex subunit PrcB family protein: MKKLLLLLFAGLLLAGCAAREEPEGDPVEFTVMTQEDAPEELKRQMEEKCREGFRLTYEDEGWLYAAVGYGARSGGGYSVQVCACRETENAIYVHTTLLGPDSGDARGGGDTYPCIVLKMEARDKNVVFQ; this comes from the coding sequence TTGAAAAAATTGCTGCTGTTGCTGTTTGCGGGACTGCTTCTGGCAGGGTGCGCGGCCCGGGAGGAGCCGGAGGGCGATCCAGTGGAATTCACGGTGATGACGCAGGAGGATGCGCCGGAGGAATTGAAGCGCCAGATGGAAGAAAAATGCCGGGAAGGTTTTCGGCTGACCTATGAGGATGAAGGGTGGCTTTATGCGGCGGTGGGCTATGGGGCCCGGTCCGGCGGGGGCTACAGTGTGCAGGTGTGCGCGTGCCGGGAGACGGAGAATGCCATCTACGTGCACACGACCCTTCTGGGGCCGGACAGCGGGGATGCCCGGGGCGGCGGCGATACGTACCCGTGTATCGTGCTGAAAATGGAAGCGCGGGACAAAAATGTAGTCTTTCAGTAA
- a CDS encoding GntR family transcriptional regulator — translation MEDSMKDMMDEYLPLRDVVFHTLRRAILKGELKPGERLMEVQLANRLGVSRTPVREAIRKLELEGLVTMIPRRGAEVAEITEKNMRDVLEVRRALEELAVKIACEKMTDEEIELLRQSSKKFRDTMYNDNLTAIAENDVEFHEIIYDATGNKRLIQILNNLREQMYRYRVEYLKDYNCHGILADEHDEIVEALERRDQATACRAIVDHINNQEMSIINSIKEKQE, via the coding sequence ATGGAAGACAGCATGAAGGATATGATGGACGAGTATCTCCCTCTGCGTGATGTGGTTTTTCACACACTGCGAAGAGCGATCCTCAAGGGAGAGTTAAAGCCGGGCGAGCGGCTCATGGAGGTGCAGCTGGCCAATCGGCTGGGCGTCAGCCGGACGCCGGTGCGGGAGGCGATCCGGAAACTGGAGCTGGAAGGCCTGGTTACCATGATCCCCAGGAGGGGCGCAGAGGTGGCAGAGATCACCGAGAAGAATATGCGGGATGTGCTGGAGGTGCGCCGTGCACTGGAGGAACTTGCGGTGAAGATCGCCTGCGAGAAGATGACAGATGAAGAGATCGAACTGCTGCGGCAGTCATCAAAAAAGTTCCGGGATACGATGTATAACGACAATCTGACGGCCATTGCGGAAAACGATGTGGAATTCCACGAGATTATTTATGATGCTACCGGCAACAAGCGTCTCATCCAGATCCTGAACAATCTGCGGGAGCAGATGTATCGATACCGGGTGGAATATCTGAAGGATTACAACTGCCACGGCATTCTGGCCGATGAGCATGACGAGATCGTGGAGGCGCTGGAGCGGCGGGATCAGGCGACCGCCTGCCGGGCCATTGTGGATCACATCAATAACCAGGAAATGAGCATTATCAACAGCATTAAGGAAAAACAGGAATAG
- a CDS encoding lysophospholipid acyltransferase family protein, with product MIRTILIALTLFLYLVLLLPVLGIEWIYHKINPEKADYQQLRMVQAAFRLMLKMTGARIQVIREENVPKDRAVLYVGNHKSYFDILLTYSRVPRLTGYVAKKEMESFPILSIWMKRLHCLFLDRKDIKQGLKTILTGIDLIKNGISVCIFPEGTRNKSNDRLLPFKEGSLKMAEKTGCPIIPFAITNSSKLFEDHMPFVRPCDIIIEYGKPIYPAELPKEEKKFLGAYCRKQIEDMLIAHEA from the coding sequence ATGATTCGTACAATTCTTATCGCACTGACACTGTTCCTTTACCTGGTGCTTCTGCTCCCGGTACTGGGCATCGAATGGATCTATCACAAGATCAACCCGGAAAAGGCAGATTATCAGCAGCTGCGCATGGTACAGGCGGCTTTCCGCCTCATGTTAAAAATGACCGGTGCCCGCATCCAGGTCATCAGAGAAGAAAATGTGCCCAAAGACCGGGCGGTTCTGTATGTGGGAAATCACAAGAGTTATTTTGACATTCTGCTCACTTATTCCCGGGTGCCGCGGCTCACCGGTTATGTGGCAAAAAAAGAGATGGAAAGCTTTCCGATTCTTTCCATCTGGATGAAACGACTCCACTGCCTGTTCCTTGACCGCAAGGACATCAAGCAGGGCTTAAAAACGATCCTGACAGGCATTGACCTGATCAAAAACGGCATTTCCGTGTGTATTTTCCCGGAGGGGACACGGAACAAATCCAACGACCGGCTTCTTCCCTTCAAGGAAGGCAGCCTGAAGATGGCCGAGAAGACCGGCTGCCCGATCATTCCCTTCGCCATCACCAATTCTTCGAAGCTGTTCGAAGATCACATGCCCTTTGTCCGTCCCTGTGACATCATCATCGAGTACGGCAAACCCATCTATCCGGCAGAACTTCCGAAGGAAGAAAAGAAATTCCTCGGTGCTTACTGCCGCAAACAGATTGAGGACATGTTAATTGCCCATGAGGCGTAA